One part of the Symphalangus syndactylus isolate Jambi chromosome 1, NHGRI_mSymSyn1-v2.1_pri, whole genome shotgun sequence genome encodes these proteins:
- the LOC129482453 gene encoding LOW QUALITY PROTEIN: uncharacterized protein ARIH2OS-like (The sequence of the model RefSeq protein was modified relative to this genomic sequence to represent the inferred CDS: deleted 1 base in 1 codon; substituted 1 base at 1 genomic stop codon): MLGQCTSDGERPGLPGDGEGGVPARPGRRAERPPQRPAKVNKAVTCAAHLPGAAASRPLSPNKPDRVRPGQRDRNRSKRXRRQRADAGQARAASSRRVVPAAPEVLGAVASLPDRGRPTVARVATGSWLEGLFSAASLKLSPLTQSLTRVRQAPTASGATIRLPASPVEMFLTSAFLAGFSFHCLYSGIGHGEDILASVEQIRTIVSRPLSGQRGAGPGISAYTLRRSLDGPRPATTPGLRFPCRGLVRCPVLRLTVTVQDCILTALLAVSFHSIGVVIMTSSYFLGPVVKWCG, from the exons ATGCTCGGACAGTGTACCAGCGACGGGGAGCGCCCGGGCCTCCCGGGCGACGGCGAAGGCGGAGTCCCGGCCCGGCCAGGGAGGCGCGCGGAGAGGCCCCCCCAGCGGCCCGCTAAGGTAAACAAGGCCGTGACGTGCGCCGCGCACTTACCGGGAGCTGCGGCCTCGCGGCCGCTGAGCCCAAACAAGCCAGACCGGGTCAGGCCGGGCCAGAGGGACCGGAATAGGTCGAAGCGGTAGCGGAGGCAGCGGGCCGACGCCGGTCAAGCCCGCGCTGCTTCCTCCAGAAGAGTCGTCCCCGCAGCTCCGGAAGTGCTTGGCGCCGTTGCGTCACTTCCGGATCGGGGTCGACCCACGGTCGCTCGGGTCGCGACAGGCTCCTGGCTAGAGGGCCTGTTTAGCGCCGCCTCTCTGAAACTTAGCCCTCTGACCCAGAGTCTGACCAGGGTACGGCAGGCGCCGACCGCGTCTGGAGCCACCATTCGCTTACCAGCGTCTCCCGTCGAGATGTTTTTAACCAGCGCGTTTCTCGCCGGCTTCTCATTTCACTGTTTGTACTCTGGGATCGGGCACGGAGAAGACATCCTGGCGTCCGTGGAGCAGATA AGAACCATTGTTTCCCGGCCGCTATCTGGTCAGAGGGGAGCTGGGCCGGGAATTTCTGCCTACACCCTGAGGCGGTCGCTGGATGGCCCCAGACCCGCAACCACACCAGGCCTTCGCTTCCCCTGCCGAGGCCTCGTTCGCTGCCCAGTTCTCCGACTTACGGTCACCGTGCAAGATTGCATCTTAACTGCCTTGCTTGCAGTTTCTTTTCACAGTATAGGAGTTGTCATCATGACTTCCAGTTACTTTCTGGGACCAGTTGTCAAATGGTGTGGCTAG